One window of Paenibacillus albicereus genomic DNA carries:
- the ftsW gene encoding putative lipid II flippase FtsW, whose translation MKANPESRRGRPDFLLLILTLALVGFGLVMVFSASASIAEVDRRYGYDPLHFFKRQLLFAGLGTGLMLLLMNFRYAFFKKGFILFFIPAMLMLLIVPFVADEINGARSWINLFGFTIQPTEFAKIALILYLGSLIAKKGERFRSFKRGLVPVIVIVAVVCGMIMLQPDLGSCLVICACAMMMIFAGGANLRQLVASGFFGGIAIAVVIAISFLVDSKSWAYRLERFTSFRDPLADALGAGMQVSRSLMALGHGGFTGAGLGHSVQKVQYLPFAYNDFIFAIIGEELGFLGSSLFLLVFLLFLWRGIIVALRCPDVYGTVVGAGIVSLFAIQAFINIGGVTGTIPMTGVTLPFISYGGSSLLASLIAMGVMLSISREANRDAAGQTSAEAPLRPARRQMLSDN comes from the coding sequence ATGAAAGCAAACCCGGAAAGCCGCCGCGGCCGTCCGGACTTCCTGCTTCTCATCCTGACGCTGGCGCTGGTCGGCTTCGGCCTCGTCATGGTCTTCAGCGCCAGCGCCAGCATCGCGGAGGTGGACAGGCGGTACGGCTACGATCCGCTGCACTTCTTCAAGAGACAGCTCCTATTCGCCGGTCTCGGTACGGGGTTGATGCTCCTTTTGATGAACTTTCGCTATGCGTTCTTCAAGAAGGGCTTCATCCTTTTTTTCATTCCGGCCATGCTCATGCTGCTCATCGTCCCGTTCGTCGCCGATGAGATCAACGGCGCGAGGAGCTGGATCAACCTGTTCGGCTTCACGATCCAGCCGACCGAGTTCGCCAAGATCGCTCTCATCCTCTATCTCGGCTCGCTCATCGCCAAGAAGGGCGAGCGGTTCCGCAGCTTCAAGCGCGGCCTCGTCCCCGTCATCGTCATCGTCGCGGTCGTCTGCGGCATGATCATGCTGCAGCCGGACCTGGGCTCGTGCCTCGTCATCTGCGCCTGCGCGATGATGATGATCTTCGCCGGAGGCGCCAACCTGCGCCAGCTCGTCGCCTCCGGCTTCTTCGGCGGCATCGCCATCGCGGTCGTCATCGCGATCAGCTTCCTCGTCGACAGCAAAAGCTGGGCCTACCGGCTGGAACGGTTCACGAGCTTTCGCGATCCGCTTGCCGATGCGCTCGGCGCCGGCATGCAGGTGAGCCGCTCGCTGATGGCGCTCGGCCATGGAGGCTTCACCGGCGCCGGCCTCGGCCATAGCGTGCAGAAGGTGCAGTATCTGCCTTTCGCCTACAACGACTTCATCTTCGCCATCATCGGCGAGGAGCTGGGCTTCCTGGGCAGCAGCCTGTTCCTGCTCGTCTTTCTGCTGTTCCTGTGGCGCGGCATCATCGTGGCGCTCCGCTGCCCCGACGTCTACGGCACCGTTGTCGGAGCCGGCATCGTCTCGCTGTTCGCCATCCAGGCGTTCATCAACATCGGCGGCGTCACCGGCACGATTCCGATGACCGGCGTCACGCTTCCGTTCATCAGCTACGGCGGCTCGTCGCTGCTGGCCTCGCTCATCGCGATGGGCGTCATGCTGAGCATCTCCCGCGAAGCGAACCGCGACGCAGCCGGCCAGACATCTGCGGAAGCGCCGCTTCGGCCCGCGAGGCGGCAGATGCTGTCCGACAACTGA
- a CDS encoding Asp23/Gls24 family envelope stress response protein, translating to MAEDLETGMIRISDDVVATIAGLAALETPGIAAMSGGISEGLAKRLSGKNAQKGVTVEVGQLEAAIDLRVIVQYGIPIQEVCRQLQLGVREAVENMTGLHVVEVNVKVDGVLFKEETADEPAPGGSRLVK from the coding sequence GTGGCGGAAGATCTTGAAACGGGAATGATTCGGATTTCGGATGACGTAGTCGCAACGATCGCAGGCCTCGCCGCGCTCGAGACGCCGGGTATCGCCGCCATGTCGGGCGGCATCTCCGAAGGGCTGGCGAAGCGGCTGAGCGGCAAGAATGCCCAGAAGGGCGTCACGGTCGAGGTCGGACAGCTGGAGGCGGCGATCGACCTGCGCGTCATCGTGCAGTACGGAATTCCGATCCAGGAAGTATGCCGGCAGCTGCAGCTTGGCGTGCGCGAGGCCGTCGAGAACATGACCGGCCTTCATGTCGTCGAGGTGAACGTCAAGGTCGACGGCGTGTTGTTCAAGGAAGAGACGGCGGACGAGCCCGCCCCGGGCGGCAGCCGTTTGGTCAAGTAG
- the cax gene encoding calcium/proton exchanger, which produces MAKRRQLFYAGLVLTFVVSGLAHYLHWNEMLQFAVSAISVIFVAGFLGQATESVAHYAGQRLGGFLNATFGNAAELIIAIFLVKAGSFETVKASLTGSIIGNLLLVLGLSILLGGLKFKEQRYNVQLATHNSTLMILAVVALFIPATFVTSEHFSFRQDQILSITVAIILIVSYLLWLVFSMVTHKDMLSEMEDKAEAGADAHADEPLWTLKRSVLYLVVATVMVAFVSEWLVGTLHSVSERFGLSELFIGAFVVAIVGNAAEHSAAIMLAMKNKMGAAVEIAVGSSLQIALFVAPVLVLISGFFGPTMDIVFTPIELAAIAVSVFIAKAVSSDGRTNWYEGFLLVMVYIILGFAFFLV; this is translated from the coding sequence ATGGCCAAGCGACGCCAGCTGTTCTACGCGGGACTCGTCCTCACGTTCGTCGTGAGCGGGCTCGCCCACTATCTCCATTGGAACGAAATGCTTCAGTTCGCCGTGTCGGCGATCTCGGTCATTTTCGTCGCCGGCTTTCTCGGTCAGGCGACGGAATCGGTCGCCCATTACGCCGGCCAGCGGCTGGGAGGCTTCCTCAATGCCACGTTCGGCAACGCGGCGGAGCTGATTATCGCGATCTTCCTCGTGAAGGCCGGCTCGTTCGAGACCGTCAAGGCCAGCCTTACCGGCTCAATCATCGGCAACCTGCTGCTCGTGCTCGGCCTCAGCATCCTGCTCGGCGGCCTCAAGTTCAAGGAGCAGCGCTACAACGTGCAGCTCGCCACCCATAACTCGACGCTGATGATTTTGGCCGTCGTCGCCCTCTTCATCCCGGCGACATTCGTCACGTCGGAGCATTTCAGCTTCCGTCAAGACCAGATCCTGAGCATTACGGTCGCGATCATCCTGATCGTCAGCTATCTGCTCTGGCTCGTGTTCTCGATGGTCACCCACAAGGACATGCTGTCCGAGATGGAGGACAAGGCCGAGGCGGGAGCGGACGCTCACGCGGATGAGCCGCTGTGGACCCTCAAGCGCTCGGTGCTCTACCTTGTCGTCGCGACCGTCATGGTCGCCTTCGTCAGCGAATGGCTCGTCGGGACGCTGCACAGCGTATCGGAGCGCTTCGGCCTGTCCGAGCTGTTCATCGGCGCCTTCGTCGTCGCGATCGTCGGCAATGCGGCCGAGCACAGCGCGGCCATCATGCTCGCGATGAAAAACAAGATGGGCGCCGCCGTCGAAATCGCGGTCGGCTCGAGCCTGCAGATCGCGCTGTTCGTGGCGCCGGTGCTCGTCCTCATCAGCGGATTTTTCGGCCCGACGATGGATATCGTCTTCACCCCGATCGAGCTGGCCGCCATCGCCGTCTCGGTCTTCATCGCCAAGGCCGTATCGAGCGACGGACGCACGAACTGGTACGAGGGCTTCCTGCTCGTCATGGTGTACATCATTCTGGGCTTCGCCTTCTTCCTCGTGTAG
- a CDS encoding YlaN family protein — protein sequence MSSPEVLVHLHQKAVQLLQDDANKIEKLIEVQMENLATRKCPLYEEVLDTQMYGFSREVDFAVRAGLIEELAGKAIISKLERNLAQLYEALDQKSQLL from the coding sequence ATGTCTTCACCGGAAGTTCTGGTCCATCTGCATCAGAAGGCGGTTCAACTGCTGCAGGATGACGCAAACAAGATCGAGAAGCTCATCGAAGTGCAGATGGAAAATCTTGCAACCCGCAAATGTCCTCTGTACGAAGAGGTTCTGGATACCCAGATGTACGGTTTTTCCCGGGAAGTGGACTTTGCGGTGCGGGCTGGCCTGATCGAGGAATTGGCAGGGAAGGCCATCATCAGCAAGCTGGAGCGCAACTTGGCTCAATTGTACGAAGCGCTGGACCAAAAATCCCAGCTTCTATAG
- a CDS encoding HPr family phosphocarrier protein, which yields MSNNAAIVEISQVASRFRSSIVLQAENKYIDVKSILGLFTTLVGTHSYELHVHGPDADEAKKALAEVFAKHNLNITIIGE from the coding sequence ATGTCCAACAATGCGGCTATCGTAGAAATTTCCCAAGTTGCCAGCCGGTTCCGCTCGTCGATCGTACTGCAAGCCGAAAACAAGTACATCGACGTGAAGAGCATCCTCGGTCTGTTCACGACACTGGTGGGTACGCATTCCTACGAGCTTCACGTCCACGGGCCTGACGCCGACGAGGCGAAAAAGGCGCTTGCCGAAGTATTCGCCAAGCACAACCTCAACATTACGATCATCGGCGAATAA
- a CDS encoding aminopeptidase, protein MRDPRLQTLAANLVRHSVRVQPGENILIDMIGPERELAKCLVEEVARAGGRPFVETSDRSVLRSMLLHATPEQIELWSKLDQERMKQMQGYIGIRSGENVNELSDVPEDKMKLYQQLYSHPVHSEIRVKKTKWVVLRYPSASMSQLAKMSTEAFEDFYFDVCNLDYSRMEEAMTPLQQLMDRTDKVRIVGPGTDLSFSIKGIGSVKCAGERNIPDGELYTAPIRDSVQGTITYNTSSVNSGVTFENISFTFENGRIVKATSSDTDRINEILDTDEGARFIGEFSLGFNPYILHPMNDTLFDEKIAGSLHFTPGQAYEEADNGNRSAVHWDLVLIQRPEYGGGEVYFDDVLIRKDGLFVLPELEGLNPERLK, encoded by the coding sequence ATGCGCGATCCGCGCCTGCAAACATTAGCCGCCAACCTGGTCCGCCACTCCGTGCGCGTCCAGCCCGGCGAGAACATCCTGATCGACATGATCGGCCCGGAGCGTGAACTGGCCAAATGCCTCGTGGAAGAAGTAGCCCGCGCCGGCGGACGGCCGTTCGTGGAGACGAGCGACCGTTCCGTCCTTCGTTCGATGCTGCTGCACGCGACTCCGGAGCAGATCGAGCTCTGGTCGAAGCTCGACCAGGAGCGCATGAAGCAGATGCAAGGCTACATAGGCATCCGCTCGGGCGAAAACGTGAACGAGCTGTCGGACGTGCCGGAGGATAAGATGAAGCTGTACCAGCAGCTCTACTCCCACCCGGTGCACTCCGAAATCCGCGTCAAGAAGACGAAATGGGTCGTGCTGCGCTATCCGAGCGCCTCGATGTCCCAGCTCGCCAAAATGAGCACCGAGGCGTTCGAGGACTTCTACTTCGACGTCTGCAACCTCGACTACAGCCGCATGGAAGAAGCGATGACGCCGCTCCAGCAGCTGATGGACCGCACGGACAAGGTCCGCATCGTCGGACCGGGTACGGACCTGAGCTTCTCGATCAAAGGCATCGGTTCCGTCAAATGCGCCGGCGAGCGGAACATTCCGGACGGAGAGCTGTACACGGCGCCGATCCGCGACTCCGTGCAGGGCACGATCACGTACAACACTTCCAGCGTGAACTCGGGCGTGACGTTCGAGAACATCTCCTTCACGTTCGAGAACGGCCGCATCGTGAAGGCGACCAGCAGCGACACCGACCGGATCAACGAGATTCTCGACACGGACGAAGGCGCCCGCTTCATCGGCGAATTCAGCCTCGGCTTCAACCCGTACATCCTGCATCCGATGAACGATACGCTGTTCGACGAGAAGATCGCCGGCTCGCTGCACTTCACGCCGGGCCAAGCCTATGAGGAAGCGGACAACGGCAACCGGTCCGCGGTCCACTGGGACCTCGTGCTCATCCAGCGTCCCGAGTACGGCGGCGGAGAGGTCTACTTCGACGACGTGCTGATCCGCAAGGACGGGCTGTTCGTGCTGCCGGAGCTGGAGGGACTCAATCCCGAGCGATTGAAGTAG
- the rpsD gene encoding 30S ribosomal protein S4: protein MSRYTGPKFKLSRRLGISLSGTGKELAKRAFPPGQHGQASQRKKVSGYGLQLAEKQKLRHMYGVNEKQFRNLFDKASKIKGISGENFMFLLESRLDNLVYRLAFANSRAGARQLVAHGHVTVNGKKVDIASYQVLPGDVIGLRERSRSLKLVKEAMEGRHHLPTYLEFNEQALEGKYIRLPERSELSSDIDEKQIVEFYSR, encoded by the coding sequence ATGTCACGTTATACAGGTCCCAAGTTTAAACTCAGCCGCCGCCTCGGCATCTCCCTGAGCGGCACCGGCAAAGAACTCGCGAAGCGCGCTTTCCCTCCGGGCCAGCACGGCCAAGCGAGCCAGCGCAAAAAAGTGAGCGGCTACGGCTTGCAGCTCGCGGAAAAGCAAAAGCTCCGCCACATGTACGGCGTGAACGAAAAGCAATTCCGCAACCTGTTCGACAAAGCCTCGAAAATCAAAGGTATTTCCGGCGAGAACTTCATGTTCCTGCTTGAAAGCCGCCTGGACAACCTTGTCTACCGTCTTGCCTTCGCCAACTCCCGTGCAGGCGCTCGCCAGCTCGTAGCGCACGGCCACGTGACGGTCAACGGCAAGAAAGTCGACATCGCTTCGTACCAAGTCCTGCCTGGCGACGTGATCGGCCTGCGCGAGCGCAGCCGCTCCCTCAAGCTGGTCAAAGAAGCGATGGAAGGTCGTCATCACCTCCCGACGTACCTTGAATTCAACGAGCAAGCTCTCGAAGGCAAGTACATCCGCCTGCCAGAGCGCAGCGAGCTGAGCTCCGACATCGACGAAAAGCAAATCGTCGAGTTCTACAGCCGTTAA